In Spiroplasma sp. SV19, one DNA window encodes the following:
- a CDS encoding HNH endonuclease family protein, with translation MTNLEEWLKELYDAAEAYLAIHEVDENYWVKKEFPDSERTYNLIFEISLLSFKQIYPLILSFKPYKFTSNENYKKMNNVLLKLINYLFRTIIVKDLSPSHIEGYIYELVSNNINGISYHILEAPLIKKESSLRKEFLSALYKPSFEQNNVFKFIQHRYLYLQQGTDGIKIEKNLELEHIFPQTPSKEWENIKEWKGILDDNDKKRLYIYNLGNVTLITKSKNKTAKNDVWSKKKVAYAKNNKLFTLNLDNTLVEFYDKDEILPIDILERSKKCIEFLDQNKTFSLGDDYSKNIIFNFENNDWEFEDN, from the coding sequence GTGACTAATTTAGAAGAATGATTAAAAGAATTATATGATGCTGCAGAAGCATATCTCGCAATTCATGAAGTAGATGAAAATTATTGAGTTAAAAAAGAGTTTCCTGACTCAGAACGTACTTATAATTTAATTTTTGAAATTTCATTATTATCATTTAAACAAATTTATCCATTAATTTTATCATTTAAACCATATAAGTTTACTTCAAATGAAAACTATAAAAAAATGAACAATGTTTTATTAAAACTTATAAATTACTTATTCAGAACAATTATTGTAAAAGATCTTTCTCCATCACATATTGAAGGATATATTTATGAATTAGTTTCTAATAACATAAATGGTATATCATATCATATTTTAGAAGCACCATTGATTAAAAAAGAATCTTCTTTGAGAAAGGAGTTTTTATCTGCATTATATAAACCAAGTTTTGAACAAAATAATGTTTTTAAGTTTATTCAACATAGATATTTATATTTACAACAAGGTACAGATGGTATCAAAATAGAAAAGAATCTAGAATTAGAACATATTTTCCCCCAAACCCCCTCGAAAGAATGAGAGAATATAAAAGAATGAAAGGGAATTTTAGATGATAACGACAAAAAAAGGTTATATATATATAATTTGGGGAATGTTACATTAATAACTAAGAGTAAGAACAAAACAGCAAAAAATGATGTATGATCAAAGAAGAAAGTTGCTTATGCAAAAAACAATAAGCTATTTACTTTAAATCTTGATAATACTTTAGTTGAATTTTATGACAAAGATGAAATATTACCTATAGATATTTTGGAAAGAAGCAAAAAATGTATAGAATTTTTAGATCAAAACAAAACATTTAGTTTGGGAGATGATTATTCTAAAAATATTATTTTTAATTTTGAAAATAATGATTGAGAGTTTGAAGATAATTAG
- a CDS encoding DUF262 domain-containing protein — protein MKLNHPEKISLEALLQKYQQLKIPPYQRRYSWGVEQWKKFSDSIDEMWEFVKKDPNSNDDIHYTGTIILHVDNNKNTNIVNIVDGQQRITTYLLLLSAFLDYCKIRINNKETGSEEEIDSRIISDIRKCLFYFMGNQNYGLHDFSLNKIELNKYDQPYYEATLRNEDKFKQTKIYKAKLYFTNWLENKHLTSSEINDLASVILKKWMLF, from the coding sequence ATGAAGTTAAATCACCCAGAAAAAATAAGTTTAGAAGCTTTATTGCAAAAATATCAACAATTAAAAATACCGCCATATCAAAGACGATATAGTTGGGGAGTAGAACAATGAAAAAAATTTTCTGATAGTATTGATGAAATGTGAGAATTTGTGAAAAAAGATCCTAATTCAAACGATGATATTCACTATACAGGTACTATTATTTTACATGTAGATAATAATAAGAATACTAACATTGTAAATATTGTTGATGGGCAACAACGGATTACAACATATTTATTATTGTTATCAGCATTTTTGGATTATTGTAAAATAAGAATAAATAATAAAGAGACAGGATCTGAAGAAGAAATAGATAGTAGAATAATAAGTGATATCCGTAAATGCTTATTTTATTTTATGGGTAATCAAAATTATGGATTACATGATTTTTCACTTAATAAAATAGAACTAAATAAGTATGATCAACCATACTATGAAGCAACATTAAGAAATGAGGATAAATTTAAACAAACTAAAATTTATAAAGCAAAATTATATTTTACTAATTGATTAGAAAATAAGCATTTAACTTCATCAGAAATTAATGATTTGGCATCAGTTATATTAAAAAAATGAATGTTATTTTAA
- a CDS encoding integrase core domain-containing protein: protein MQELGHIQHNIKILTPNMSGLSRDLYIYDFIDEKSRFGLAYVSENKSQLTASSIFNKTHQDFKQNSIEIKRIRTDNGPEYVYSYKPEYKYHKSEFTKALNEKEVAHQTTPIRSPQSNGKIERFHRNWNKFFEYLPRYPKDINDIRKLIKIFLNYYNNIRRHKSINLLTPAQAVLKFSKD, encoded by the coding sequence ATGCAAGAATTGGGGCATATTCAACATAATATTAAAATTTTAACTCCCAATATGTCTGGTTTATCTAGAGATTTATATATTTATGATTTTATTGATGAAAAATCTCGTTTTGGTTTAGCATATGTCTCTGAAAATAAGTCACAATTAACAGCCAGTAGCATATTTAATAAAACTCACCAAGATTTTAAACAAAATAGTATAGAAATTAAACGAATTAGAACAGATAATGGTCCTGAATATGTTTACAGTTACAAACCCGAATATAAATATCATAAAAGCGAATTTACAAAAGCTCTAAATGAAAAAGAAGTTGCTCATCAGACAACTCCAATTCGTTCTCCCCAAAGTAATGGGAAGATTGAAAGATTTCATCGTAACTGAAATAAGTTTTTTGAATATCTACCCCGATATCCGAAAGATATCAATGATATCAGAAAACTGATTAAGATCTTTCTTAATTATTATAACAACATTCGGCGCCATAAGAGCATAAATCTTTTAACACCTGCCCAAGCTGTGTTAAAATTTTCAAAAGACTAA
- a CDS encoding ABC transporter ATP-binding protein translates to MTEVILEVKAVSKKYHQKYVLKDINFTIHQNEKIGLIGANGSGKTTLSEIIAGVRKTSSGEIVYHHQLTIGIQFQNSQYPPGLTPFDMIKYYCDTFKLNLTPVEINKLLETYQLTTVMKKNIAKLSGGQQQRLNILLSVIHQPQLVILDEVSTGLDIAVKEVIFQFLEQNIIINHRAMVLVSHNMEEIERFCDRIIYLADGEIKADLPVANVVQQYGSVFNYTKEMFEIEQNKNV, encoded by the coding sequence ATGACAGAAGTTATTTTAGAAGTAAAGGCAGTTAGTAAAAAATACCATCAAAAATATGTGTTAAAAGATATTAATTTTACCATTCATCAAAATGAAAAGATCGGGTTAATTGGGGCAAATGGTAGTGGTAAGACAACATTAAGTGAGATTATTGCTGGGGTTCGTAAAACTAGTAGTGGTGAAATTGTTTATCATCACCAGTTAACAATTGGGATTCAATTTCAAAATTCACAGTATCCGCCAGGATTAACGCCGTTTGATATGATTAAATATTATTGCGATACTTTTAAATTAAATTTAACACCAGTTGAAATTAACAAGTTATTAGAAACGTATCAATTAACAACAGTAATGAAAAAAAACATTGCTAAATTATCAGGTGGTCAACAACAACGATTAAATATTTTATTATCAGTAATTCATCAGCCTCAATTAGTTATTTTGGATGAAGTTTCAACGGGGTTAGACATTGCTGTTAAAGAGGTTATTTTTCAATTTTTAGAGCAAAATATTATTATTAATCACCGCGCAATGGTTTTGGTTTCACATAATATGGAAGAAATCGAACGCTTTTGTGATCGTATCATTTATTTAGCAGATGGAGAAATTAAAGCTGATTTACCAGTTGCAAATGTTGTTCAACAATATGGTAGTGTGTTTAACTATACTAAAGAAATGTTTGAGATTGAACAAAATAAAAACGTCTAA
- the pfkB gene encoding 1-phosphofructokinase encodes MIYTLTLNPAIDQIIEVPNFQIGETNKAVGEYDVIGGKGINVAVMLRHLGYPTTALGFLGRDNKEMFEHYLIAQQVPAYFHEVSGKTRTNMKIKSLALKQETELNGVAFAVTSTDIRAILTLIKTKVTKNDSLIISGSLPRNCDPNLYQIISSYCYDHEILFVVDATKDALLSTLATKPFLIKPNLAELNELFGTNYHFKQVPEIITLGQKLRAQGAQNVLISSGKDGSILITAHDVYLANTATGQLVNSVGAGDSMVAGFVGTYLETQDYQTALLIAVCAGSATAFSPGIASRDLVESLKPQIKITIFK; translated from the coding sequence ATGATTTATACATTAACGTTAAACCCGGCCATTGACCAAATCATTGAAGTACCTAATTTTCAGATAGGGGAAACAAACAAAGCAGTAGGGGAATATGATGTCATTGGGGGGAAAGGAATTAATGTTGCTGTTATGTTACGACACTTAGGTTATCCAACCACCGCCTTAGGGTTTTTGGGCCGTGATAATAAAGAAATGTTTGAACATTATTTAATAGCGCAACAAGTGCCAGCTTATTTTCATGAAGTCAGTGGGAAAACCCGGACAAATATGAAAATTAAAAGTTTAGCACTAAAACAAGAAACTGAATTAAATGGTGTTGCGTTTGCCGTAACATCAACTGATATAAGAGCAATTCTAACTTTGATTAAAACAAAAGTAACAAAGAATGATTCTTTAATTATTTCAGGGTCATTGCCCCGGAATTGTGATCCAAACCTTTATCAAATAATTAGTAGTTATTGTTATGACCATGAGATCTTATTTGTGGTTGATGCTACAAAAGATGCGTTATTGTCAACGTTAGCCACAAAGCCATTTTTGATTAAACCAAATTTAGCCGAATTAAATGAACTGTTTGGAACAAATTATCATTTTAAACAAGTGCCAGAAATTATTACCTTAGGACAGAAACTACGAGCACAAGGCGCTCAAAATGTTTTAATTAGTAGTGGTAAGGATGGTAGTATTTTAATTACTGCGCACGATGTTTACTTAGCTAATACCGCAACAGGACAATTAGTAAATTCTGTTGGGGCTGGTGATTCGATGGTTGCTGGTTTTGTTGGTACTTATTTAGAAACACAAGATTATCAAACAGCATTGCTAATAGCCGTTTGTGCTGGTTCAGCAACAGCTTTTAGTCCAGGGATTGCTTCACGAGACTTAGTTGAAAGTTTAAAACCACAAATTAAAATTACTATTTTTAAATAA
- a CDS encoding protein phosphatase 2C domain-containing protein encodes MQIRFGYKTDIGAYRGSNQDYFDFANNSFNNYIAIVCDGMGGHQHGEVASKMAVDSLVAHFKRTNFNNLTDEEINKWFRQTILSIQEEMVAYAQIYPDTSDMGTTVVAALIANEKVYVINIGDSRLYKLHYDKIYQITTDQNMENSTEYREKQELEFQGQYKKQYNMHTFWKVLTSALGPTKTLKIDTYVIEDIKGQYLLSTDGIHDYVDEGDIIESLKSANKLNDKVKILIDRALENLSTDNLTGLIFEITD; translated from the coding sequence ATGCAAATACGCTTTGGATACAAAACAGATATTGGGGCTTACCGTGGCAGTAATCAAGATTACTTTGATTTTGCGAACAATAGTTTTAATAATTATATTGCTATTGTTTGTGACGGGATGGGGGGTCATCAACATGGAGAAGTTGCTAGTAAAATGGCCGTTGACAGTTTAGTAGCCCATTTTAAACGGACAAATTTTAACAATTTAACAGATGAAGAAATTAACAAATGATTTCGTCAAACTATTTTATCAATTCAAGAAGAAATGGTGGCATATGCACAAATTTATCCGGACACAAGTGATATGGGAACAACTGTTGTAGCAGCTTTAATTGCGAATGAAAAAGTATATGTGATTAATATTGGTGATTCTCGTTTATATAAATTACATTATGATAAAATTTATCAAATTACAACCGATCAAAATATGGAGAATTCAACGGAATATCGTGAAAAACAAGAATTAGAGTTTCAAGGCCAGTATAAAAAACAGTATAATATGCATACCTTTTGAAAAGTCTTGACAAGTGCCTTAGGACCAACTAAAACCTTAAAAATTGATACTTATGTTATTGAAGATATTAAAGGACAGTATTTATTGTCAACGGATGGCATTCATGATTATGTTGATGAAGGTGATATTATTGAAAGTTTAAAGTCAGCTAATAAACTAAATGATAAAGTTAAAATTTTAATTGATCGAGCATTAGAAAATTTATCAACCGATAATTTAACAGGACTAATATTTGAAATAACAGATTAA
- a CDS encoding PTS transporter subunit EIIC, with the protein MSEQAKLKPFVSRAWWKRSNQRTMATLSKLSKAFLLPIALLPIAGIFLGVGATISSKVDPASAAWYFGNFLNKMGDIAFGNLPVLFCISVAMAYTEDAGVAALTSVVGFLVFNAIQLSLLNEAFAHIQYVVDIEGITNPIKGLTVDGLTSESPTLLTADGLLDYMRTSEIYSRLVADPNAKIVIVSSTRVTDQYNLLFYTGQSWAVQSKLLTANLGVNSLNTGVFGGIFVGAIAAFAFNRFHKTQLPSALSFFSGTKLVPIIMFLAVIPLAFIFMIIWPLIGTGLAWFGNNSGKLPVGLDSLIFEIFERSLVPFGLHHVFYSPLWWTQAGGSMADLIANVLKDPLSYIAFLKDLQGAGYIDASVDVAKMNAADATVAINTWVSSLNASTISAVGDQTIMYKIIADSKITFTMVEHMGLNLGRFQAGKFPFMMFGLPAAAAAMWFSVPKQNRKQVMGIYFSAAFTCFLTGITEPIEFTFLFVAPWLFYGVHMPLCAISFMLMGLLHVHTSMTVSGGFIDFVVFGIIPFVGGKGTNFYWIPVIGVPYIAIYFAAFYFCIKYGKVAIPGRDGGAKLYTKADFKAKQADSDKDVPLAKGDAAKREKARRIIEFLGGPDNITAVDSCASRLRVSVVDSSVVNKDGIQSLGGSTGMIVRGESVQIVYGGEQEVIKPYMRELLAEMQKQQKTPIQNGQSPKTK; encoded by the coding sequence ATGAGTGAGCAAGCAAAACTTAAGCCATTTGTATCACGGGCATGATGAAAACGGTCAAACCAACGAACAATGGCAACGCTAAGTAAACTTAGTAAAGCGTTCTTGTTACCAATTGCGTTGTTACCCATTGCCGGAATTTTCTTAGGCGTTGGGGCAACAATTTCATCAAAAGTTGACCCTGCTTCAGCAGCGTGATACTTTGGGAATTTTTTAAATAAAATGGGTGATATTGCTTTTGGTAATCTACCAGTTTTATTCTGTATTTCAGTGGCTATGGCTTATACAGAAGATGCTGGAGTTGCAGCTTTAACATCGGTAGTTGGTTTTTTAGTTTTTAATGCTATTCAATTATCATTATTAAACGAAGCATTTGCCCACATTCAATATGTTGTTGATATTGAGGGGATTACTAATCCAATTAAAGGCCTAACTGTTGATGGCTTAACATCAGAGAGTCCAACGTTATTAACGGCGGATGGATTATTAGATTATATGCGAACAAGTGAAATTTATTCACGATTAGTTGCTGATCCAAATGCAAAAATTGTAATTGTTAGTTCAACACGAGTAACTGACCAATATAATTTATTATTTTATACTGGTCAAAGTTGAGCTGTGCAAAGCAAATTACTAACTGCTAATTTAGGAGTTAATTCATTAAATACTGGAGTTTTTGGGGGAATTTTTGTCGGAGCGATTGCTGCTTTTGCTTTTAATCGTTTTCATAAAACACAATTGCCTTCAGCTCTTAGTTTCTTTAGTGGAACTAAATTAGTACCAATTATTATGTTTTTGGCGGTAATTCCGTTAGCATTTATTTTTATGATTATTTGGCCCTTAATTGGAACAGGATTAGCCTGATTTGGAAATAACTCAGGAAAATTACCAGTTGGGTTGGATTCACTAATTTTTGAGATTTTTGAACGATCATTAGTACCATTTGGTTTACATCACGTTTTTTATTCACCATTGTGGTGAACACAAGCGGGGGGGAGTATGGCGGATTTAATTGCCAATGTTCTTAAAGACCCGTTAAGTTATATTGCATTCTTAAAAGATTTACAAGGTGCTGGATATATTGATGCTAGTGTTGATGTGGCAAAAATGAATGCTGCTGATGCAACAGTGGCTATTAATACTTGAGTATCATCATTAAATGCTTCAACAATTTCCGCAGTTGGAGATCAAACAATTATGTATAAAATTATTGCTGATTCAAAAATTACCTTTACAATGGTGGAACATATGGGATTAAATCTTGGTCGGTTCCAAGCTGGAAAATTTCCTTTTATGATGTTTGGGTTACCTGCTGCTGCCGCAGCAATGTGATTTAGTGTTCCAAAACAAAATCGTAAGCAAGTGATGGGGATTTATTTCTCAGCGGCCTTTACTTGTTTCCTAACTGGAATTACTGAACCAATTGAATTTACTTTCTTATTTGTTGCACCGTGGTTATTCTATGGTGTTCATATGCCATTATGTGCAATTTCGTTTATGTTAATGGGATTATTACATGTGCATACCTCGATGACAGTCTCAGGAGGATTTATTGACTTTGTTGTCTTTGGAATTATTCCATTTGTTGGTGGTAAAGGAACAAACTTCTATTGAATTCCAGTTATTGGAGTTCCATATATTGCTATTTACTTTGCGGCCTTCTACTTCTGTATTAAATATGGAAAAGTTGCAATTCCTGGTCGTGATGGTGGTGCAAAATTATATACTAAAGCTGATTTTAAAGCAAAACAAGCAGATAGTGATAAAGATGTACCATTAGCGAAAGGGGATGCTGCTAAACGTGAAAAAGCACGTAGAATTATTGAATTTTTAGGCGGACCAGATAATATTACCGCTGTTGATTCATGTGCATCACGTTTACGAGTATCAGTTGTGGATAGTAGCGTTGTCAATAAGGACGGGATTCAGTCCTTAGGAGGAAGTACTGGTATGATTGTTCGTGGTGAATCGGTGCAAATTGTGTATGGTGGTGAACAAGAAGTTATTAAACCATATATGCGTGAATTATTAGCTGAAATGCAAAAACAGCAAAAAACACCAATTCAAAATGGACAAAGTCCAAAAACTAAATAA
- a CDS encoding MurR/RpiR family transcriptional regulator has translation MLSLLTYDKTNLTDTELSVIEQIYQNPLLFTSKTISELAKAYYVSESTITRMAKHLGFKNIKELQMHIYERLNFFKQNYETNETMKLKDIANNMRVYYSYSIHETIDNIDLDALDRLINDIVIKKRIVAFGIGNSFLACRVLHSNLNMIGYNCFTTENIHSLMVTMSNVDEDDLIIIFSKSGKTNEVVNIINLANKLGIEVALITNNPNADELYKIKHKILFEVHTKENERFPALSSKIVQILISDIIFRSLLKIHPNLEENIKAANAITEEYNKKAIKK, from the coding sequence ATGTTATCCTTATTAACATATGATAAAACTAACTTAACCGATACGGAACTATCAGTTATTGAACAAATTTATCAAAATCCTTTATTATTTACGAGTAAAACCATCTCTGAATTGGCGAAAGCTTATTATGTTAGTGAATCAACAATTACTCGGATGGCAAAACACTTAGGTTTTAAAAATATCAAAGAATTACAGATGCATATTTATGAACGATTAAATTTTTTTAAACAGAATTATGAAACTAATGAAACCATGAAATTAAAAGATATTGCTAACAATATGCGTGTCTATTATTCTTATAGTATCCATGAAACAATTGACAATATTGATTTAGACGCCTTAGATCGTTTAATTAATGATATTGTCATTAAAAAGCGAATTGTCGCTTTTGGTATTGGCAATTCATTCCTTGCCTGTCGTGTTTTACATAGTAACTTAAATATGATTGGTTATAACTGTTTTACAACAGAAAATATCCATTCGCTAATGGTTACAATGTCAAATGTTGATGAAGATGATTTAATTATTATTTTTAGTAAATCAGGAAAAACGAATGAAGTTGTTAATATTATTAATTTAGCAAATAAACTTGGGATTGAAGTGGCGCTGATTACTAACAATCCCAATGCTGATGAGCTATACAAAATTAAGCATAAAATCCTTTTTGAAGTTCATACCAAAGAAAATGAACGTTTCCCTGCTTTATCATCGAAAATTGTGCAAATTTTAATCTCCGATATTATTTTTCGTAGTTTATTAAAAATTCATCCAAATTTAGAAGAAAATATTAAAGCGGCAAACGCAATTACTGAGGAATACAACAAAAAAGCTATCAAAAAATAA
- a CDS encoding protein kinase produces the protein MEQITVGTMLYNRYQILAKIADGGMAEVFEGYDTLLKRYVAIKIMALSLSKNKEAVDRFNKEYNSIAQFSHKNVVKVYGSFEAYDRHCLVLELVKGYTLKDRLLTLGPCTVKELLYFFDEINLAITEAHQNDIIHRDIKPENILISYDGKIKVADFGVAILENSEDLESGKIIGTSKYMAPEIVQSRPASRRSDIYALGIMLYELAVGMAPFVGKNPTFVAVKHVKELPLRPRLINPTLPQSLENVILKAIAKEPAERFQTVAEFNASLQAVEKPEHQYDKPLKLRNYLEVKGKRGKVQDRYYSYPWFLRIKVVFWLIFLIVAFLTTMICLCLLLPR, from the coding sequence ATGGAACAAATTACAGTTGGAACTATGTTATATAACCGGTATCAGATTTTAGCTAAAATTGCTGATGGTGGGATGGCTGAAGTTTTTGAAGGATATGATACGTTATTAAAACGATATGTCGCGATTAAAATTATGGCTTTATCATTATCAAAAAATAAAGAAGCAGTTGATCGTTTTAATAAGGAATATAATTCGATTGCGCAATTTTCTCACAAAAATGTTGTTAAGGTCTATGGGTCTTTTGAAGCTTATGATCGTCATTGCTTGGTTCTAGAATTAGTAAAAGGTTATACTTTAAAAGATCGGTTATTAACATTAGGACCTTGCACTGTGAAAGAATTATTATATTTTTTTGATGAAATTAATTTAGCCATTACTGAGGCGCACCAAAACGATATTATTCATCGTGATATTAAACCAGAAAATATCTTAATTTCCTATGATGGTAAAATTAAAGTTGCTGATTTTGGCGTGGCAATTTTAGAAAACAGTGAAGACTTAGAATCAGGAAAAATTATTGGAACATCAAAGTATATGGCTCCTGAAATTGTACAATCAAGACCAGCTAGTCGGCGCAGTGATATTTATGCTTTAGGAATTATGCTGTATGAATTAGCTGTTGGAATGGCACCATTTGTTGGAAAAAATCCAACTTTTGTTGCCGTTAAACATGTCAAAGAATTACCATTGCGACCACGATTAATAAATCCGACATTGCCCCAAAGTTTAGAAAATGTTATTTTAAAAGCGATTGCAAAAGAACCAGCAGAACGGTTTCAGACAGTTGCTGAATTTAATGCCAGTTTACAAGCTGTTGAAAAACCTGAGCATCAGTATGATAAACCATTAAAATTGCGTAATTACCTGGAAGTTAAAGGCAAACGAGGTAAGGTTCAGGATCGTTATTATTCTTATCCATGGTTTTTACGAATTAAAGTTGTTTTTTGATTAATTTTTCTCATTGTTGCTTTTTTAACAACAATGATATGCCTTTGCTTGTTGTTACCGAGGTAA
- the rlmN gene encoding 23S rRNA (adenine(2503)-C(2))-methyltransferase RlmN, whose protein sequence is MMTSIFEYPKQELQLDLVAHGFKKYLAEQIFDWIYVKNIYSFDEMTNISKSDRIKLQEYYTIEPLKIAVQQQSKDGTVKFLFELSDGYKIETVLMPQNYGNSVCVTTQVGCNMACTFCASGLLKKTRNLSTAEIVQQVMMVNRYLAASGERVSHIVVMGIGEPLDNFENVINFVNIINDPKGYQIGARHITISTCGLIPKIRQFADLKTQVNLAISLHAPNNTIRNQLMPINKAYPVEKLMDVVRYYIEQTNRRVTFEYILIEDVNDGRETALELAKLIRGMNAYVNLIPYNTVAENGYQRSTKINQFFETLQQQKINCIVRREFGHDIDAACGQLRAKNEGIIRK, encoded by the coding sequence ATAATGACATCAATTTTTGAATATCCAAAGCAGGAACTACAATTAGATTTAGTGGCCCATGGTTTTAAAAAATATTTAGCAGAGCAAATCTTTGATTGAATATATGTTAAAAACATATATTCTTTTGATGAGATGACAAATATTTCAAAGTCAGATCGGATTAAGTTACAAGAATATTATACAATTGAACCGTTAAAAATTGCTGTGCAACAACAGTCAAAAGATGGGACGGTTAAATTCTTATTTGAGCTAAGTGATGGTTATAAAATTGAAACAGTTTTAATGCCGCAAAATTATGGAAATTCTGTTTGTGTTACAACGCAAGTTGGATGTAATATGGCATGTACTTTTTGTGCCTCAGGATTATTAAAAAAAACGCGGAATCTATCAACTGCTGAAATAGTCCAACAAGTAATGATGGTTAATCGTTATTTAGCAGCAAGTGGTGAACGTGTTAGTCATATTGTAGTCATGGGGATTGGTGAACCATTAGACAATTTTGAAAATGTTATTAATTTCGTGAACATTATTAATGATCCAAAAGGTTATCAAATTGGTGCTCGACATATTACCATTTCAACTTGTGGGTTAATTCCAAAAATTAGACAATTTGCTGATTTAAAAACCCAAGTTAATTTAGCAATATCATTACATGCTCCAAACAATACAATTCGAAACCAATTAATGCCAATTAATAAAGCCTATCCGGTTGAAAAACTGATGGATGTGGTACGTTATTATATTGAACAAACTAACCGTCGGGTTACTTTTGAATATATTTTAATTGAAGATGTGAATGATGGTCGTGAAACAGCCTTAGAATTAGCAAAATTAATTCGGGGGATGAACGCTTATGTTAATTTAATTCCGTATAATACTGTTGCTGAAAATGGTTATCAACGAAGCACTAAAATTAATCAATTTTTTGAAACATTACAACAGCAAAAAATTAACTGTATTGTTCGTCGTGAATTTGGGCACGATATCGATGCTGCTTGTGGTCAATTACGTGCCAAAAATGAAGGGATTATTAGAAAATAA
- a CDS encoding Dam family site-specific DNA-(adenine-N6)-methyltransferase — protein sequence MKPLLKWVGGKRWLIPEFEKKLNSVIKFNKDENSYFEPFVGAGAIFFRIKPKNAVINDYNWELINLYTQVKEKPLELINILKEMVKKLEVNQTYYYEIRNWDRSEKWINILDIEKAARTIFLNKSCFNGLYRVNQSGQFNVPIGKNNISNILDIDNLLEVSKYLNNNNIIMKNDDFESVGSLVKSRDLLYFDPPYDPIDSTAKFTEYTNKGFTRNDQIRLKIFSDYLIREKKANVIISNSSTEFIKKLYSNELEYAKSEVKYYIIEVVHANRNINSNPKKREKIKEVLIYSRGKEENE from the coding sequence ATGAAACCTTTATTAAAATGGGTTGGTGGTAAAAGATGACTAATTCCAGAATTTGAAAAAAAACTTAATAGTGTTATTAAATTTAATAAAGATGAAAACTCATATTTTGAACCTTTTGTTGGTGCTGGTGCAATTTTTTTTCGAATTAAGCCTAAAAATGCAGTTATTAATGATTACAATTGAGAATTAATTAATTTATATACTCAGGTAAAAGAAAAGCCTCTAGAATTAATTAATATTTTAAAAGAAATGGTTAAAAAATTAGAAGTCAATCAGACATATTATTATGAAATTAGAAATTGAGATAGAAGTGAAAAATGAATTAATATTTTAGATATTGAAAAGGCAGCAAGAACAATTTTTTTAAACAAGAGTTGTTTTAATGGACTTTACAGAGTAAACCAAAGTGGTCAATTTAATGTTCCTATAGGAAAAAATAATATTTCAAATATTTTGGATATAGATAATTTATTAGAAGTTTCAAAATATTTAAATAATAATAATATTATTATGAAGAATGATGATTTTGAGTCTGTAGGATCATTAGTAAAATCTAGAGATTTATTATATTTTGACCCACCATATGATCCTATAGACAGTACTGCAAAATTTACAGAATATACAAATAAAGGTTTTACAAGAAATGATCAAATTAGATTAAAAATTTTTTCTGATTATTTAATTAGAGAAAAAAAAGCTAATGTTATCATTAGTAATAGTTCCACAGAATTTATTAAAAAATTATATTCAAATGAGTTAGAATATGCAAAATCAGAAGTCAAATATTATATTATTGAAGTAGTACATGCTAATAGAAATATAAATAGTAATCCAAAAAAAAGAGAAAAAATTAAAGAAGTGTTAATTTATAGTAGAGGTAAGGAAGAAAATGAGTAG